A genomic region of Xanthomonas fragariae contains the following coding sequences:
- a CDS encoding response regulator transcription factor codes for MRQTKETSGLVLVVEDNRNISEMIGEYLEGRGFEVDYAQDGLDGYRLAAENSYDVVVLDLMLPRLDGIEVCRRLRNDARKSTPVLMLTARDTLDDKLTGLGFGADDYLTKPFAIQELEARLRALIRRERRQVGSEVLKVADLVLDPVSMRATRAGTELQLSPIGLRLLTILMRESPRVVTRQEIEREIWGNGLPDSDTLRSHLYNLRKIIDKPFDRPLLHTVQSAGYRIADIAQPMA; via the coding sequence ATGCGTCAGACCAAGGAAACGTCCGGCCTCGTGCTGGTCGTCGAAGACAATCGCAATATTTCCGAAATGATCGGCGAGTACTTGGAAGGCCGTGGCTTCGAGGTCGACTATGCGCAGGACGGGCTCGACGGTTACCGTCTGGCCGCCGAGAACAGCTACGACGTGGTCGTGCTGGACCTCATGTTGCCACGTCTGGACGGGATCGAAGTATGTCGCCGCCTGCGTAACGACGCACGCAAGTCCACCCCGGTGTTGATGCTGACCGCTCGCGACACGCTGGACGACAAGCTCACCGGCTTGGGCTTCGGCGCCGACGATTACCTGACCAAGCCGTTTGCCATTCAGGAACTGGAAGCGCGTCTGCGTGCTTTGATCCGCCGCGAGCGTCGCCAGGTGGGTTCGGAAGTGCTCAAGGTCGCCGACCTGGTGCTCGATCCGGTAAGCATGCGCGCCACCCGTGCCGGCACCGAGCTGCAGCTTTCGCCCATCGGCCTGCGTCTGCTCACCATCCTGATGCGCGAATCGCCGCGTGTGGTGACCCGCCAGGAAATCGAGCGCGAGATCTGGGGTAATGGATTGCCGGATTCGGACACCCTGCGCAGCCATCTGTACAACCTGCGCAAGATCATCGACAAGCCGTTCGACCGCCCGCTGCTGCATACCGTGCAGAGCGCCGGCTATCGCATCGCCGACATCGCCCAACCGATGGCCTGA
- the hemP gene encoding hemin uptake protein HemP → MVMIYIANRLEITIMTAQPVLLRSEPVNLRDRAIARAVPAEDLISSEALLKGRREVLIQHGDRIYRLRNTSNDKLILTK, encoded by the coding sequence ATGGTTATGATTTATATCGCCAACCGACTGGAGATCACGATCATGACCGCTCAACCCGTGCTGCTTCGCTCCGAACCGGTGAACCTGCGCGACCGCGCTATTGCACGTGCTGTCCCCGCAGAAGACCTCATCAGCAGCGAGGCGCTGCTCAAGGGCCGTCGCGAAGTGCTAATCCAGCATGGCGACCGCATCTATCGCCTGCGCAATACCAGCAACGACAAGCTCATCCTCACCAAGTAA
- a CDS encoding potassium channel beta subunit family protein, whose translation MHYRRLGSTGLQLSALSFGAWVTFGEQIGRSEARNLIAAAWDNGINFFDNAEVYARGRAEEVMGDVIADLRLPRDGYCVSSKVFFGAVDSPRPTQRGLSRKHVTDACHAALKRLRVDYLDLYFCHRPDPDTPIQETVRAMDALIRQGKVLYWGTSEWSADQLRAAIAIAEQEHLHAPAMEQPQYNLLHRERLEQEYAPLCENGLGTTIWSPLSSGLLTGKYNAGVDADSRLGQPGNQWLQDEVLGAPEARRLERARTFCTLAAELGQSPARLAIAWCLRNRHVSTVILGASRVARLEENLGALKTLSQVDEASWARVEAATR comes from the coding sequence ATGCACTACCGTCGTCTGGGTTCCACCGGGCTGCAACTGTCGGCTTTGTCGTTCGGGGCCTGGGTCACCTTCGGCGAGCAGATCGGGCGCAGCGAAGCGCGCAACCTGATCGCCGCCGCTTGGGACAACGGCATCAATTTCTTCGACAATGCCGAGGTCTATGCACGCGGTCGCGCTGAAGAAGTCATGGGCGATGTGATCGCCGATCTGCGCTTGCCGCGCGACGGCTATTGCGTGTCGAGCAAAGTATTTTTCGGTGCGGTGGACAGCCCACGCCCGACCCAGCGTGGGCTCTCGCGCAAGCATGTCACCGACGCCTGCCATGCCGCGCTTAAGCGCCTGCGGGTGGACTATCTGGATCTGTACTTCTGTCACCGGCCGGATCCGGACACGCCTATACAGGAAACCGTGCGCGCCATGGATGCGCTGATCCGCCAGGGCAAGGTGCTGTACTGGGGAACTTCCGAATGGAGTGCAGATCAGTTGCGCGCCGCCATCGCCATCGCCGAGCAGGAACACTTGCATGCGCCAGCGATGGAGCAGCCGCAGTACAACCTGCTCCACCGCGAGCGGCTGGAACAGGAATACGCGCCGCTGTGCGAGAACGGGCTGGGCACCACGATCTGGTCGCCGCTGTCCTCGGGCCTGTTAACCGGCAAGTACAACGCCGGCGTGGATGCCGATAGCCGGCTGGGTCAACCGGGCAATCAATGGCTGCAGGACGAAGTCCTTGGCGCACCGGAAGCGCGCCGGCTCGAACGCGCCCGCACGTTCTGCACGCTAGCTGCCGAACTTGGCCAGTCGCCGGCACGTCTGGCCATCGCCTGGTGCTTACGCAATCGGCATGTATCCACGGTGATCCTCGGCGCCAGCCGAGTGGCCCGGTTGGAAGAAAACCTGGGCGCACTGAAGACGTTGAGCCAGGTCGATGAAGCTAGCTGGGCGCGGGTGGAGGCTGCAACGCGCTGA
- a CDS encoding ABC transporter permease: MNVLRQAARAVRRECLAGDLLTVFAALVLGVAAMTAVGTLVDRVTLALTSSAADVLGGDLGVTGRQDIPADFAEQAQRRGLQSTRMVSFPSVLFHGDASQMANIRGVGAGYPLRGQLLVSKDSAGADGKPASAPPPGQVYADPRLLETLGLGLGDQLELGAGHLTITGVLRAEPDAAGELMQLSPPLLVNRADIDRAGLLGPGSRASYRLMFAGAPDAIADLRAWLKPRASEYRLVGIQDTQRGTRSAFDRAGRFLALSALLAVLLSGVATALAANRFAMRRIDTVAVLRCLGARQRDILAMLSLQLLLTAIPACLVGVGLGMLAQEGLVQALGSLIPSRLPLPQAVPALAGAGIGLVLLLGFGLPPLLRLRNVPPMRVLNRSFATVPPSSLLVYAAALVATLALTVYATGNLVLAGWVLGGLAALALVAMALGLSLLALLRPIQHRLRGSWKLGLASLTRRRALSVVQLVGLSLSLCALLLLAVVGPGLLGQWRERLPVDTPNYFLMNIQPEQTEPVLQTLRGWGVQGAAAEPFSTGRLVAINDKRPVRGDRDPADDGDGDNRPVNFSWRHAFPPANTLLQGKFWPADSIAPEASVEEGWAQRYQLKLGDRITLLLGEQQRSFTVTSIRKADWDSFRVNFFLLLNQGSVGDAPYNLISSFHLPPGNAPKLASLSRDYPNISVLDIDAILGRVREVIDQVAQAVQLVMGFSLLAGVLVLLAALQATAGERRYDSAVLRTLGARRGQLRGAMLVEFGALGLLAAMLAVSAAAVIGAVVGRQAFEMVLTPDWPRLLIGGAFGVALSLLAGWSGTRRILSTPPALALRTE, translated from the coding sequence ATGAACGTGCTGCGACAAGCCGCGCGTGCGGTGCGCCGCGAGTGCCTGGCCGGCGATCTGCTGACCGTGTTCGCCGCGTTGGTGTTGGGCGTGGCGGCTATGACGGCAGTAGGCACGCTGGTCGATCGGGTGACGCTGGCACTGACCTCCAGCGCGGCCGACGTGCTCGGCGGCGACCTGGGCGTGACCGGCCGGCAGGACATTCCGGCCGACTTCGCCGAGCAAGCGCAACGACGCGGCTTGCAGAGCACGCGCATGGTCAGCTTCCCCAGCGTGCTGTTCCATGGTGACGCCAGCCAGATGGCCAATATCCGCGGCGTCGGCGCTGGCTATCCGCTACGTGGTCAATTGCTGGTGTCCAAAGACAGCGCGGGCGCGGACGGCAAGCCTGCCAGCGCACCGCCGCCGGGCCAGGTTTATGCCGACCCGCGTCTGCTCGAAACCTTGGGCCTTGGGCTGGGCGATCAACTGGAATTGGGTGCCGGCCATCTCACCATCACCGGCGTGCTGCGCGCCGAGCCGGATGCCGCCGGTGAGCTAATGCAACTGTCGCCGCCATTGCTGGTCAACCGCGCCGATATCGATCGCGCCGGCCTGCTCGGTCCCGGCAGTCGTGCCTCATACCGGCTGATGTTCGCCGGTGCGCCGGACGCCATCGCAGATCTGCGCGCCTGGCTGAAACCGCGCGCCAGCGAATACCGCCTGGTTGGCATCCAAGACACCCAGCGCGGCACGCGTTCGGCGTTCGATCGCGCGGGACGCTTTCTGGCCCTGTCGGCATTGTTGGCGGTGCTGCTGTCCGGCGTGGCGACCGCGTTGGCGGCGAACCGGTTTGCAATGCGCCGCATCGACACTGTGGCGGTGTTGCGCTGCTTGGGGGCACGCCAGCGCGACATCCTTGCGATGTTGTCGCTGCAACTGCTGCTGACCGCCATCCCGGCCTGCCTGGTCGGAGTCGGACTGGGCATGCTTGCGCAGGAAGGTTTGGTACAGGCGCTAGGCAGCTTGATCCCGAGCCGGTTGCCGTTGCCGCAAGCCGTCCCGGCCCTGGCAGGCGCGGGTATCGGGCTGGTGCTGTTGCTGGGCTTCGGCCTGCCGCCGCTGCTGCGGCTGCGCAACGTGCCGCCAATGCGCGTGCTCAACCGCAGCTTTGCCACGGTGCCGCCGAGTTCCTTGCTGGTCTACGCCGCAGCGTTGGTCGCCACACTGGCACTGACCGTGTACGCCACCGGCAACCTTGTGCTCGCCGGCTGGGTACTGGGCGGCCTGGCCGCGTTGGCACTGGTCGCGATGGCCTTGGGACTGAGCCTGCTGGCCTTGCTGCGGCCAATCCAGCATCGCCTGCGCGGCTCATGGAAGTTGGGTCTGGCCTCGCTGACGCGGCGGCGCGCGCTGAGCGTGGTGCAGTTGGTCGGCCTGTCGTTGTCGTTATGCGCGCTGTTGCTGCTGGCCGTGGTCGGCCCGGGCCTGCTTGGCCAGTGGCGCGAGCGCCTGCCGGTGGATACGCCCAACTACTTCCTGATGAACATCCAGCCCGAACAAACCGAACCGGTGCTACAGACACTGCGGGGATGGGGCGTGCAAGGTGCGGCGGCGGAGCCATTTTCGACCGGGCGACTAGTCGCCATTAACGACAAGCGGCCGGTGCGCGGTGACCGTGATCCGGCCGACGATGGCGACGGCGACAACCGCCCGGTCAATTTCTCCTGGCGGCATGCATTCCCCCCGGCAAATACCTTGCTGCAGGGCAAATTCTGGCCAGCCGACAGCATTGCACCGGAGGCATCGGTGGAAGAAGGCTGGGCGCAGCGCTATCAGCTCAAACTCGGCGATCGCATCACCTTGCTGCTGGGCGAACAACAGCGCAGCTTCACCGTCACCAGCATCCGCAAGGCCGACTGGGATTCGTTCCGGGTCAACTTCTTCCTGCTGCTCAACCAGGGGTCAGTCGGCGATGCACCGTATAACCTGATTTCCAGCTTCCACCTGCCGCCCGGCAATGCGCCCAAGCTGGCGTCGTTGAGCCGCGATTACCCCAACATTTCGGTGCTGGATATCGACGCCATCCTCGGCCGCGTGCGCGAGGTGATCGACCAGGTGGCGCAGGCGGTGCAGTTGGTGATGGGCTTCAGCCTGCTGGCCGGTGTGCTGGTGTTGCTGGCGGCCTTGCAGGCCACTGCGGGCGAGCGGCGCTACGACAGCGCGGTGTTGCGCACGCTGGGTGCGCGGCGCGGCCAATTGCGTGGCGCGATGCTGGTGGAATTCGGTGCGCTCGGCTTGCTCGCAGCGATGTTGGCGGTGAGCGCCGCGGCCGTAATCGGCGCGGTGGTCGGGCGGCAAGCCTTCGAAATGGTGTTGACGCCGGATTGGCCGCGCTTGCTGATCGGCGGTGCATTCGGAGTGGCGTTGAGTCTGCTTGCGGGCTGGTCGGGGACGCGGCGCATTCTGTCCACGCCGCCGGCGTTGGCGTTGCGTACGGAGTAA
- a CDS encoding ABC transporter ATP-binding protein: MTVSEGDSIAIVGASGSGKTTLLGLLAGLDLPSRGSIALSGQDLGQLDEEARATLRAREVGFVFQSFHLLPALTAEENIALPLELTGREDPARVREVLEAVGLSARARHYPRQLSGGEQQRVALARAFVAKPRILFADEPTGSLDQTTGAQISDLLFALNATSDTTLVLVTHDTTLAQRCHRIYRIDSGRLHAQTGPAA, translated from the coding sequence TTGACGGTCAGTGAAGGCGACAGCATCGCCATTGTCGGCGCGTCCGGTTCGGGCAAGACCACCTTGCTCGGTCTGCTTGCCGGGCTGGATCTACCCAGCCGCGGCAGCATTGCGCTGTCCGGCCAGGATTTGGGCCAGTTGGATGAAGAAGCCCGTGCCACCTTGCGCGCACGCGAGGTTGGTTTCGTGTTCCAAAGCTTCCATCTGTTGCCGGCGCTGACCGCCGAAGAAAATATCGCGCTGCCGCTTGAGCTGACCGGGCGCGAAGATCCGGCGCGGGTACGCGAGGTGCTGGAGGCGGTGGGGCTGAGCGCACGTGCGCGCCACTATCCGCGGCAGCTTTCCGGTGGCGAGCAGCAACGTGTGGCGCTGGCGCGCGCATTCGTGGCCAAGCCGCGCATCCTGTTTGCCGACGAACCCACCGGTAGCCTCGACCAGACCACCGGCGCGCAGATCAGCGACCTGCTGTTCGCGCTCAATGCCACCAGCGACACCACGCTGGTGCTGGTCACGCACGACACGACGCTGGCGCAGCGCTGCCATCGCATCTACCGCATCGACAGCGGCCGCCTGCACGCACAAACCGGTCCGGCGGCATGA
- a CDS encoding HEAT repeat domain-containing protein produces MSPLLAIKDEILDVCEDDSAFIDYCNYKFDSLGNIDHWQLVSDTAAEIKASAGLNSLVTQRAIPLVTGENYREPFVCLIFTGTISSSLLHLGLPHGTTDFHNSKKTVSTSNFSTVSKVLQGNLSHTRYKSNIDFPSQIRSRDIYEELRLSAPECKTLKAGDILVQDRRDTIIVRDEISPSVALVICNPKKKSNYQYHFKKETGQLSRISEFEPKISRKEKAIRILEKYGNTSSLPALMAASEDGRHTIRWLALRAMIRLDPKKKNVYLQKGACDDNKDIREACEKLMKRHECA; encoded by the coding sequence ATGTCCCCGCTTCTAGCAATCAAAGATGAGATCTTGGACGTCTGTGAAGACGACTCTGCGTTCATTGATTACTGTAATTATAAATTTGATTCTCTTGGGAATATAGACCACTGGCAGTTGGTCTCAGATACCGCTGCTGAAATTAAGGCCAGCGCCGGCTTAAATTCCCTGGTGACGCAGCGCGCGATACCTCTCGTGACAGGGGAAAATTACAGGGAACCGTTCGTTTGCCTTATTTTTACCGGAACCATCTCTTCCAGCCTGCTACACCTCGGTCTGCCGCATGGCACGACAGATTTTCACAACTCTAAGAAAACCGTCTCGACATCCAATTTTTCGACCGTCAGCAAGGTGCTACAGGGCAACCTCTCGCATACGCGATACAAGTCAAACATTGATTTCCCCAGTCAAATCAGAAGTCGCGACATCTATGAAGAACTTCGTTTGTCGGCACCCGAATGTAAGACATTAAAAGCGGGTGATATCCTGGTACAAGACCGGCGAGATACGATTATCGTGCGGGATGAGATTTCTCCATCAGTAGCACTGGTAATTTGCAATCCAAAAAAAAAATCAAATTACCAATATCACTTCAAGAAGGAGACCGGACAGCTTTCTCGCATCTCAGAATTCGAACCTAAAATAAGCAGAAAGGAAAAAGCAATTCGGATATTGGAAAAATATGGCAATACATCGTCTCTGCCAGCCCTCATGGCCGCGTCAGAAGATGGCCGTCATACGATTCGCTGGCTTGCCCTCAGAGCAATGATTCGCCTGGATCCGAAGAAAAAAAATGTCTATCTTCAGAAAGGCGCCTGTGATGACAATAAAGATATCCGTGAGGCATGTGAAAAACTCATGAAAAGGCACGAATGCGCATGA
- a CDS encoding NupC/NupG family nucleoside CNT transporter, whose product MVEGLGRIGFGLFGLAVLIGISWLFSTNRRAIDWKLVATGLALQISFAALVLLVPGGRDAFDSLGRGFVKVLSFVNEGSNFIFGNLMNIDSYGFIFAFQVLPTIIFFSALMGVLYHLGVMQLVVRTMAWAITKVMRVSGAETTSVCASVFIGQTEAPLTVRPYIPKMTQSELLTMMIGGMAHIAGGVLAAYVGMLGGSDPAQQAFYAKHLLAASIMAAPATLVVAKLLVPETGAPLTRGTVKMEVERTTSNVIDAAAAGAGDGLRLALNIGAMLLAFIALIALINAPLTWLGEITGAAAVLGRPTNLSTIFGYVLAPIAWVIGTPWVDATTVGSLIGQKVVVNEFVAYSELSRIVKGEAPGVGLSAEGRLIATYALCGFANFSSIAIQIGGIGGLAPERRHDLAKFGLRAVLGGSIATFMTATIAGVLSQFG is encoded by the coding sequence ATGGTCGAAGGTTTGGGACGGATCGGTTTCGGCCTGTTCGGTCTGGCGGTGCTTATCGGCATCTCCTGGCTGTTTTCGACCAACCGCCGCGCGATCGATTGGAAGCTGGTCGCCACTGGTCTGGCGTTGCAGATTTCATTCGCCGCACTGGTGCTGCTGGTGCCGGGTGGACGCGATGCGTTCGACTCGCTGGGCAGGGGTTTCGTCAAGGTGCTGAGCTTCGTCAATGAGGGGTCTAACTTCATTTTCGGCAACCTGATGAACATCGACAGCTACGGCTTTATTTTTGCGTTCCAGGTGCTGCCTACCATCATCTTTTTCTCCGCGCTGATGGGCGTGCTTTACCACCTGGGCGTGATGCAGCTGGTGGTGCGTACGATGGCGTGGGCGATCACCAAGGTGATGCGCGTGTCCGGTGCGGAAACCACCAGCGTGTGCGCCAGCGTGTTTATCGGCCAGACCGAAGCGCCGCTGACGGTGCGCCCGTACATCCCAAAGATGACCCAATCCGAACTGCTGACGATGATGATCGGCGGCATGGCGCACATCGCCGGCGGTGTGCTCGCCGCGTACGTGGGCATGCTCGGCGGCAGCGATCCGGCGCAGCAGGCGTTCTATGCCAAGCATCTGCTTGCCGCCAGCATCATGGCCGCGCCCGCCACGCTCGTGGTCGCCAAACTGCTGGTGCCGGAAACCGGCGCCCCGTTGACCCGCGGCACGGTCAAGATGGAAGTCGAAAGGACCACCAGCAATGTCATCGATGCGGCTGCGGCCGGTGCTGGCGATGGTCTGCGCCTGGCACTGAACATCGGCGCGATGCTGCTGGCCTTCATCGCGCTGATCGCATTGATCAACGCACCGCTGACCTGGCTGGGCGAGATCACGGGCGCCGCCGCAGTGCTGGGCCGTCCGACCAACCTGTCGACGATCTTCGGTTACGTGCTGGCGCCGATCGCTTGGGTGATCGGCACACCGTGGGTGGATGCGACGACAGTCGGTTCGTTGATTGGCCAGAAGGTGGTGGTCAACGAGTTTGTCGCTTACAGCGAGTTGTCGCGGATCGTGAAGGGCGAAGCGCCAGGCGTGGGCCTGAGCGCTGAAGGCCGGTTGATCGCCACGTATGCCCTGTGCGGCTTCGCCAACTTCAGCTCGATTGCGATCCAGATCGGCGGCATCGGCGGGCTGGCGCCGGAACGTCGTCACGATCTGGCCAAGTTCGGTCTGCGTGCGGTGCTCGGCGGTTCGATCGCCACCTTCATGACCGCTACCATTGCCGGCGTCCTCTCGCAGTTCGGTTAA
- a CDS encoding DMT family protein, with protein MPTAPFTAYLYPLLLLLASNVFMTFAWYGHLKYKSTPLMIAILVSWGIAFFEYCLQVPGNRLGSAVYSAPQLKGMQEVITLLVFAGFSTFYLGQSLKWNHWAAFGLILVAAFLMFKE; from the coding sequence ATGCCCACCGCACCCTTCACCGCTTACCTGTATCCGCTCCTGCTGCTGCTCGCCAGTAACGTATTCATGACATTCGCTTGGTACGGGCATCTGAAGTACAAAAGTACGCCGCTGATGATTGCGATCCTGGTCAGCTGGGGCATCGCGTTCTTCGAATATTGCCTGCAGGTACCAGGCAACCGACTGGGCAGCGCGGTTTACTCCGCGCCGCAGCTCAAGGGCATGCAGGAAGTGATCACGCTGCTGGTGTTCGCCGGCTTCTCCACGTTTTACCTGGGGCAGTCGTTAAAGTGGAATCACTGGGCTGCATTCGGGTTGATTCTGGTGGCGGCGTTCTTGATGTTCAAGGAATAA
- a CDS encoding IS5 family transposase: MRTRRPAAEHMPADELFRSRLENQIDLRHPLARLSQRMPWTALEQALSSRLPATQAGGGRPALPVRLIAGLLYLKHAYDLSDEAVCERWLENPYWQFFTGEVVFQTRLPSDASSLTRWRQRLGEAGMEELLAHTINAAHAMQAVDARELSRVIVGTTVQEKAIAYPTDSRLLEVARKKLVLLAKRHGIGLRQSYARQGLALSRKAGRYAHARQFKRMQRVLRRQRTVLGRVLRDIERKLDQVEPGVRERIAVWLERAQRLYTQRPKDKQKLYALHAPEVECIGKGKARQAYEFGVKVGIAVTACKGLVVGARSFPGNPYDGDTLAEQLEQTRGLLQDVSVEPTVAIVDLGDRGREVDGVQVLHRGKAKTLTRRQWRWIKRRQAVEPVIGHLKDDCRLRRCRLKGAQGDALHVLGCAAGYNLRWLLRWIAFLRAWMRAMAGPSFAPHR; this comes from the coding sequence ATGCGTACACGCCGTCCTGCTGCCGAGCACATGCCTGCCGACGAGTTGTTTCGTTCGCGGCTGGAGAACCAGATCGATCTGCGTCATCCGCTGGCGCGGCTGAGCCAACGGATGCCGTGGACGGCGTTGGAGCAAGCACTTTCATCGCGCTTGCCGGCCACCCAGGCCGGTGGCGGTCGGCCGGCATTGCCGGTGCGGCTGATTGCCGGTTTGCTCTACCTCAAACACGCCTACGACCTGTCCGATGAAGCGGTGTGCGAGCGTTGGCTGGAGAATCCGTACTGGCAGTTCTTCACCGGTGAGGTCGTGTTCCAGACGCGCTTGCCGAGCGATGCCAGCTCGCTGACGCGCTGGCGGCAGCGCCTGGGTGAGGCCGGGATGGAAGAGCTGCTGGCGCACACCATCAACGCCGCGCATGCGATGCAGGCGGTGGACGCACGCGAGTTGTCGCGGGTGATCGTGGGCACCACGGTGCAGGAAAAGGCGATCGCCTATCCGACCGACAGCCGTTTGCTGGAGGTGGCACGCAAGAAGCTGGTGTTACTGGCCAAGCGGCACGGCATCGGATTGCGGCAGAGCTACGCGCGGCAAGGCCTGGCCCTGAGCCGCAAGGCAGGTCGGTATGCGCATGCGCGCCAGTTCAAGCGCATGCAGCGCGTGCTGCGACGTCAACGCACGGTATTGGGGCGGGTGTTGCGCGATATCGAGCGCAAGCTGGACCAGGTGGAACCCGGCGTGCGCGAGCGCATCGCTGTCTGGCTGGAACGTGCGCAACGGCTGTACACGCAGCGTCCGAAGGACAAACAAAAACTCTACGCATTGCATGCCCCGGAAGTGGAATGCATCGGCAAGGGCAAGGCGCGTCAAGCGTACGAATTCGGCGTCAAGGTCGGCATTGCGGTCACCGCCTGCAAGGGATTGGTCGTGGGTGCGCGCAGCTTCCCGGGCAACCCGTACGACGGCGATACCTTGGCCGAGCAGCTGGAGCAGACACGCGGGTTGCTGCAGGATGTGAGCGTAGAACCGACGGTGGCGATCGTGGACCTGGGCGATCGCGGGCGCGAGGTCGATGGCGTGCAGGTCCTGCATCGCGGCAAGGCCAAGACGCTGACGCGACGGCAATGGCGCTGGATCAAGCGACGGCAGGCGGTGGAGCCGGTGATCGGACATCTGAAAGACGACTGCAGGTTGCGTCGCTGCAGGCTGAAAGGTGCCCAAGGCGATGCGCTGCACGTGCTCGGCTGCGCCGCCGGCTACAACCTGCGCTGGCTGCTGCGCTGGATCGCGTTTTTGCGTGCCTGGATGCGGGCGATGGCAGGGCCATCCTTCGCTCCGCACCGCTGA
- a CDS encoding arylesterase: MRNLRMRERTLRYAALVLWLLALPLLAPGIASAKGPVSTAPILVVGDSLSAAHNIPVQSGWVTLLDQRLKRDMATPPAVVNASISGETTSGALTRLPGLLEKHRPGVVVIELGGNDALRGLTPAQLRGNLEKMIQLSQQAGAKMLLLGIDVPPNYGPAYRQRLRATYADLSKQYKTALVPFFLENVALQPGLMQADGLHPTAAAQPKVLETVWPALRPLLRR, encoded by the coding sequence ATGAGGAATCTCCGAATGCGTGAAAGAACACTGCGATATGCCGCGCTGGTGCTGTGGCTGCTGGCACTGCCCCTGCTTGCGCCGGGAATTGCCTCTGCCAAAGGCCCGGTGTCGACTGCACCGATTCTGGTCGTCGGCGACAGCTTGAGCGCTGCGCATAACATCCCGGTGCAGTCCGGCTGGGTGACTCTGCTGGACCAACGTCTCAAGCGTGACATGGCGACGCCACCGGCAGTCGTCAATGCCAGCATCAGCGGCGAAACCACTTCCGGCGCGTTGACCCGGCTGCCTGGCCTGCTGGAAAAGCACCGGCCTGGCGTGGTGGTGATCGAGCTCGGTGGCAACGATGCGCTGCGCGGCCTGACCCCTGCCCAGCTCAGGGGCAATCTGGAAAAGATGATCCAGCTCAGCCAGCAGGCCGGCGCCAAGATGCTGCTGCTCGGGATCGATGTGCCACCGAACTACGGCCCGGCCTACCGCCAGCGCCTCAGGGCGACCTATGCCGACCTGTCCAAACAGTACAAGACTGCGCTGGTTCCGTTTTTTCTGGAAAACGTCGCGCTGCAACCGGGCCTGATGCAGGCCGACGGTTTACACCCGACTGCCGCAGCGCAGCCCAAGGTGCTGGAAACGGTCTGGCCGGCGTTGCGTCCGCTGCTCAGGCGCTAG